From the genome of Muricauda sp. SCSIO 64092, one region includes:
- a CDS encoding LytR/AlgR family response regulator transcription factor, with the protein MNTTNRYKVILVDDEVEALKRLHLFLGKVGPLDIVGSYQNGVEALDGIQKNRPDIVFIDIEMPEMNGLEVLQNCSPPYPYFVFVTAYDAYAVEAFEKNAVDYILKPYSKERIEQAVHRATDIIEKERLAKNAENYKNLLLSFSERKPAFPDNDTYVKRIAVKSVGKTSFIEVKNILWIESSDQYVEVHTAGKTTVVRESMDQLEQNLNPHEFFRIHRSYIVSLDQVEALEYIDKHASMTILKNGKRLKISNSRKQEFKKRMGI; encoded by the coding sequence ATGAACACCACAAACAGGTACAAGGTTATTTTGGTTGATGATGAGGTCGAGGCCTTAAAAAGGCTGCACCTCTTTTTGGGCAAGGTCGGGCCATTGGACATTGTCGGTTCCTATCAAAACGGAGTGGAAGCCTTGGATGGTATTCAAAAAAACAGACCCGACATTGTATTTATCGACATTGAAATGCCCGAAATGAATGGTTTGGAGGTACTCCAGAACTGTTCTCCACCTTATCCCTACTTTGTGTTTGTCACGGCTTATGATGCCTATGCCGTTGAGGCATTTGAGAAAAATGCCGTCGATTATATTTTAAAACCCTATTCAAAAGAGCGTATTGAACAAGCGGTCCATCGGGCAACGGACATTATTGAAAAGGAAAGACTGGCAAAAAACGCAGAAAACTATAAAAACCTCCTACTTTCTTTTTCCGAACGGAAACCCGCATTTCCTGACAACGACACCTATGTAAAACGCATTGCAGTAAAATCCGTGGGCAAAACCTCATTTATAGAGGTAAAGAATATCCTATGGATTGAATCCTCTGACCAATATGTGGAGGTACATACCGCAGGCAAAACCACTGTGGTCCGGGAGTCCATGGATCAGTTGGAACAAAACCTGAACCCCCATGAATTCTTTCGAATCCATCGATCGTATATTGTTTCATTGGACCAGGTAGAAGCTTTGGAATATATTGATAAGCATGCCAGTATGACCATCCTAAAGAATGGAAAACGCCTAAAAATTTCCAATAGTCGGAAACAGGAGTTCAAAAAAAGAATGGGCATTTGA